TTTTTTTTTGAGAAAATAAAAATCCACTCAAAAAGAGTGGAAGTATGATAATGAATATTTTTTTCATTTTTTGATTTACCTTTTCTTTTCCGTGTATAAAAGTAGGAAAAAAAAGGAAATAATTTAAGGTTTCATGTCGTACATTAAGAGTGCTGTAACCAATTTCGGTTCAATAAATGTACATTTTGGAGGCATACTCAATTTAAGATCTGAAATTTTAATCATATCGTTAAAACTTACCGGATAAATTCCAAAACCTACTCGTCCTTCACCGTTGTCTATTTTCTCTTTTAGAATAGTGATACCTTCAAGATTGGAAGTTCCCTTTACATAGGAAATTTTATCTGAACTATCAGGATCTTCTATCTTCAATATGTTTTTAAAGATGTATTTGTCCAATAAATGGTGGTCAAGGTTATCCAATGACATTTCCTGGGAACGAAGGTCATGCTTCACGTGCAGCGAATAAAATTTACCGTCGAGATACATCGAAATATGGAATTTCTGAGAAGGGTAGTATGGGGTTTCTTCTTTTTCGTGAATCAGGAAATAATGTTCAAGCTGTTTTAAGAAATCGTCAGCAGATAAGTCATTAATATCACTTACAATTCTGTTGTAATCATGGATTTTAATGGACTGATTGGACACGATAAAGCTGAATACGAAATTATAGGCTTCCGTACCATTGTGTCTTTTATTTTTATCTTTCTGATGCTTTGCATTCAATGCTGTGGAACCAATTCTGTGGTGACCGTCGGCAATATAAAAAGAATCGATCTGCTCGATGACCTCCTTGAATTGCTGTAATTTAAGACGGTTGTCTATTCTCCAGATTTTGTGTCTGATCCCTTTAGAGTCAACGTGGTTGAAGATCGGCACGTTTTTCTCCTCATGGTTCATAAGAAGCTCCACTTTGGAATTGGCAGGGTAGGTAAGAAGTACCGGTTCTGCCTGTAAGTTTACTTTTTCAAGATAATGTGCCAGCTTTTCCTTCTTCTGAGGGATGGTACTTTCATGTCTTTTGATTTTTCCGTTCCAAAAATCTTCAAGACTTGTTAGACCAAGTAATCCTCTGAAAACCTGTTTGTTGGGGTAGATCTGTTCATAAAGATAGTATGCAGAACTGTCCTGAACGAGTTTTTTCTCTTCCAGAAGTTCTTCAAACGTAGAACGGATCTTCCTTAGGTTCCGGTCAATATCTTTTGATTTACTTACAACATAGGGCTTTATCATATTGATGTAAGTATTTTCAACCTGAGCTTTTTCTGCAATTTCCTCTTGGGTGAAATTGTCTAATGGATGGGTAGGAAAAGTTTGCTCAAGATCTTTATGAGGTCTAATTCCGCGAAATGGTTTAAAAACAGGCATATTTAATTTATAGTTTCTTTTTGTAGCTTAATAATTTGTTCTGCAAGTTCTACCCCGATCTTTTCCTGGGCATCCACTGTATTGCCTCCTACATGAGGAGAAAGAGACAAAGATGGATTCATCAGTAAGATCAGTTCAGGAGTAGGTTCATTTTCAAAAACATCCAGTGCAGCTCCCGCCACTTTTCCGGATTCAATGAAATCAAGAAGGGAAACTTCATTGATTACCCCACCTCTTGCAGTATTTACGATATAAACACCATCTTTCATTTTCTCGAACTGATCGGTGTCTATAATATATTCATTGGTTTTAGGAGTATTGATACTTATAAAATCAGTGTCCTTATAGAAAGAATCAGAATCGTTGGTAGATGTAATTTCAAAATCCAGGGTTTGTCCGTCAAAAAAAGATAACGAAAGGGTCTTTGTTTTAGGTTTTCTCGTCAATACCTTAACCTTCATTCCTAATGCAATTCCCATTTTCACTACTTCCTGACCAATACTTCCAAAACCAATCACGCCTAATGTCTTTCCCGAAAGCTCATAGGCATTGCTGAATGACTTTTTCATTGCATCAAAATGAGTTTCTCCTTCCAAAGGCATTAATCTGTTGGATTCGTGAAGAAACCTTGCTAAGGAAAAGAAATGAGCAAATACCAGCTCGGCTACGGACTTAGAAGAAGCCGTAGGGGTATTGATGATTTGTATTCCTTTGATTTTGGCATATTCTACGTCAATATTATCCATTCCGATCCCGCCTCTTCCAATAATCTTCAAACCCGGGCAGGCATCAATAAGATCCTGTTTCACTTTGGTGGCACTTCTTACCAGCAGAACATCAACATTATTTTCGTTAATAAAATTGATGACATGATCCTGCGCAACACGGTTGTTCAGAATTTCAATTCCAGCTTCTTTTAAAGCGAGTTCTCCTGCTTTGGAAATTCCATCGTTAGCTAAAACTTTCATACTTTCTTTTATTTAAAAATCTAAAGATTTGAAAAATTTAAATATTTAAAATTGGTTCGCAAATTAATAAAATTATAATTAGCATTATAATCTTTCAATTCTTCAATTTTTTAATGCCTCAATTACTTAATGGATTTCATGACATCAACAAGAACCTGAACACTTTCAATAGGCAATGCATTGTATAGACTTGCTCTGTAACCTCCAAGGCTTCGGTGTCCGTTTAACCCATTGATTCCTGCTGCTTTCCATGCATTATCAAAAGCTTCTTTTTTAGACTCATCGACTAATCTAAAAGAAACATTCATTAGTGAACGATCCTCTTTTACACAGAACGTTTCAAACAAAGGATTGTTATCTATTTCATCGTAAAGAAGTTTAGCTTTAGCCTCATTTCTTTTTTCTGCTGCTGCAATTCCTCCGTTTCTTTCAAGATACTGAAGTGTTAATAAAGATGCATATACCGGGAAAACCGGTGGTGTATTATACATTGATTCTTTACTGATGTGCTGTTCATAATCAAAATAAGAAGGCATGTTTTCTCTTCCTGTTTTTCCCAGGATTTCTTTTTTTACAACAACCAGTGTTACACCTGCAGGTCCCATATTTTTCTGAGCTCCGGCATAGATTAAATCGAATTTAGTAAAATCCAGTTGTCTTGAAAAAATATCTGAGCTCATATCGCAAACCATCAATGTATCCACTTCGGGAAACGATTTCATCTGAGTTCCATAAATAGTATTGTTGGATGTGCAATGGAAGTAATCATAATCTGAAGAAACAGTATAGTCTTTTGGAATGAAAGAGTAATTTTCCTCTTTTGAAGAACCTACAACATCTACAGTTCCTACTTTTTTAGCTTCCTTTATAGCTCCGGCAGCCCAAGTTCCTGTATCCAGGTAAGCAGCTTTACCACCTACTTTCATAAGGTTGTATGGAACCATTGCAAACTGTAAACTAGCACCACCACCTAAATATAATACTTCATAATCATCACCCAGGTTCATCAGCCTTTTTACAATGGCACGTGCTTCGTCCATCACCGCAACAAAATCCTTACTTCTGTGAGAAATTTCAAGGATAGATAACCCGATACCGTTGAAATCAAGAATAGCTTCTGCTGATTTTTGAAATACCTCTTCTGGTAAGATACATGGTCCTGCGCTGAAATTGTGCTTTTTGCTCATATTTTTATTTTTTGGTTGTACAGGTGTTTTTAGAACCTGTGGTTTCACTTTATATTCTTAAATAGATTTATAGAAATTATAATTAAAAAGCCGTCTCATAATTGATGAGACGGCATTTTTTATTCACCGTGTAAGAACGCTTTTTTATTTAGTAGTGCTTCTTCGGATTCTACATGATCTTCATCCGGAACACAGCAATCTACAGGACAAACTGCAGCACATTGTGGTTCTTCGTGGAATCCTTTACACTCTGTACATTTATCAGTAACAATAAAATAAACATCATCACTTACAGGTTCCTGAGGTGCATCCGCATCTACCGTTAATCCTGATGGCAATGTTACAGTACCACTTAACTCAGTACCTTCGGAAGCTTTCCAGTCTACGGCTCCTTCATATATTGCATTATTCGGGCATTCCGGTTCACAGGCTCCGCAATTAATGCATTCATCAGTTATTTTAATAGCCATCGCTAATTTTTTTTAAATTTGCACAAAATTACAAAATATTCCCCAATTTTGCAGTAATTATGAATATCGAAAATCAAGTTTTAGGACTTATCAAACTAAGTGATTATATAAGAGCGTATTTAGCAAAAAGTACGGAGGAGTTCAACGAAAGTGATTCTGAATTTGAATTATTGTTGAGAAAGTCGGAAATAGAGAACCCGTGGTTTACTATTGATAATCAGAAATTTGCTTTCCGGCAATGGGCTGAATTGCTTACCGAAACGAATATAAAAGATTGGCTTAAAGACTATTCTGCATCTGAAACTTCAAAGCGGGTAGGGCTTATCCTGGCAGGAAATATTCCTCTTGTAGGTTGGCACGATGTGATCTCTGTTGTATTAAGCAATCATATTCCGGTGATCAAATTATCGTCAAAAGATCAATATATAATTCCTTTTTTATTAAAAAAATGGAAGGAATTTTCTGATAATAACGTGGAGTACGAATTTGTTGAAAGATTAGACAATTTTGATGCTGTAATTGCTACAGGAAGCAATAATACCGCGAGGTACCTGGAATACTACTTTAAAAATCATCTGAATATCATTCGTAAAAACAGGACATCGGTTGCTGTTCTGAAAGGAGATGAAACAGAAGAAGAGCTTAAGCTTCTCGCTAATGATATTTTCCAATATTTCGGATTAGGTTGCAGAAATGTCACGAGGATTTTAATTCCTGAAGATTTCCTGATCGACAGGCTTTTTGAAAGTTTTATCGATCATAAAGATATCATCAATCATCATAAGTATGCTAATAATTATGATTATAACCGCGCAATTTATCTATTGAACCAGGATAAGTTCTGGGATAATAATTTTGTGATGTTAAAAGAAGACGATAAATTGTTCAGTCCTCTTTCTGTTATCAATTTCAGCAGGTATTCTTCAATGGATGAAGTGAGAAATTTTATTGCGGAAAATGAAGAAAATATCCAATGTATTGTGGCTAAAGATGAATTAGGATTAGACTCTATTCGTTTTGGAGAAGCCCAGAATCCGGGATTGAATACATATGCAGATAATGTGGATACCATGAAGTTCCTGGAAATAGTCTAACTTTAAGCCACCAAATCTCATAGTATGAAAAAATTGCTTTTTACCATAAGCCTCCTTACCGCGTCATTTTTATTTTCACAAAAAGTGGTAGGCTTAAAAATTCAAAATGACAACAGAAAGGAATCAACAGTAGAGCTTGATAAGGATAAAATTGCATTATATAATGAAAAGTATTTTGCATTTATACAGGCTCTGAAAACTTCTGCTGATCGCGCAACAATCGATGGTTTACTTTCTGAAAAGGTAAAGACCCTCGTGACTGATAAGGTATTGCAGAAGCTTAAAGACGGGATTCAGCTGGAGAAAAAAGCTGAAGTCTTTAAATCAGGTCATCAGACGTTGATGGATGGAGTAAGCTATCCTTTTATTCAGTATAAATATTCTGATGATAAATCCCCTTTGCCAAAAGATCTCATTACTGTTTTATTTGAGGAAGATGGCAGGATTATTGGAGTAAAACCTGTCGAGAAAAATAAATAAATTCATTATATTTAAAGAAAATATAAATTATGATTAAAGACGTTTTAGTAGCACAGTCTACCGATGTAGAGAAGGCTGCTTTTTACAAAAAAACCTATTTGCATGTTGCGCTTTCTATCCTTGCTTTTATTGGAGTTGAAACGATCTTATTAAAAACAGTTCCACAGGAGCTGATTTTTATGATGTTTGCTCAGAAGTATGCGTGGTTATTGATTATCGGTGTTTTCTGGCTTGCTTCCGTTTTGGCAGCCAAATGGTCGTTGTCGCAAAGCAAATCAACACAATATTTAGGGCTTGGATTTTATGTTTTATTGGAAGCTGTTATTTTCCTGCCTTTGATTTATATTGCAATGGTATACTCTGGGCCTAATGTTATTTTTCAGGCGGCTATGTTAACCATCGCTATGTTTGCTGGTGTATCGGCCGTAGCATTTACCTCCAAAAGGGACTTTTCATTCCTGAGAAACATCATTGTGATCGGTGGATTTATAGCAATTGGCCTTATTGTAGCCGGAATGATTTTCGGGTTCAATCTTGGGCTTTGGTTTTCTGTAGGTATGGTGATTCTTGCTTCTGCAACCATTCTATACCAGACAAGTAAACTTAAGGATTCTTATGCTACAGATCAATATGTAGGTGCGGCTCTTCAACTTTTCGCTTCAATCATGCTTTTATTCTGGTATGTTTTAAGCATTCTGATGAGCAGAAGAAGCTAAATAATCAACACAATATATTTGAAAGATCCCGATGTTATGCATCGGGATCTTTTAGTATATCAGTCTTAAAAAATACAGGATGTCAATTTTTTTGTATTTTGGGTGCAACAACTTAATGCCAAAACTTAATTATGGAAGCAAAATTTGAAGGAGGAGTTAATATTGCCATAAAAATTCCTAAAAACAAATACGAACAAACGATCTCTTTTTATAAAGATATTCTCAAAATGGAGATTGAAGAGAAGCCTATCGACAACCCTACAGTATCAAGAACTCACGAAGTGAAGTTTGGCGGGAATACAGTGTGGCTTGATTGTGTGGATAATTATACCCATTCCGAAACATGGCTTGAGCTTAATGTGCCTGATGTACCGGCAGCGATATCTCATCTCAAGGATCATCATGTAGAAACATGTGATGAATTTGAAAAAATCCCTGATAATATGCATTGGATCACAGATCCGGCAGGGACGGTTTTTATCATTAAACAGCGTGATTGATATTGTCAAAGGCTGTAAACTAAAAAAAATCCTGATGTATTATCATCGGGATTTTTAGTATTTAGACATCAGGTTAATCTAATCTTTAAATACTTTAATTTTTTAATTTTAAAATAAATTAAAACTATTTATCTATAGATCCTAATACCTTTTGTGCAAAAGAGTTTAAAGCATCTTTTTCGCTCATTCCGTTCTGAACATTAGCATGAACTTCTAACGCTCCACAGATATTGGTAATAAGCTCTCCTGCTACATTTAAATCTTCTTCACTTGTTCCTCTGAATTCACTGAAGCTTTCCAATACTTCAAGGGTCTTTTCCAGGTTTTCAGGGGTCTGATTCTGATAAAATTGTCTGATTACGGGTAACTTCATAATTATAATTCGTTGAAAAGGTTAATTAAACTTTCTGCCTGATTGGATTGAACCTGGTTAACAAGCGCTCCGTTTTTAAAGATTGCAAACGTAGGAAGATTATCTACTTTAGCCAGTTTTCTGCTTTCAGGTAATTTCTCAGCGTCTACATAAAGAAATGGAATTGCTTCATTTTCAGAAGCCAGTTTTTTGAACTTTGGTTTCATAATTCTGCAGTTTCCGCACCATGTAGCACCGTATTGAACGACTACTTTTTCATTATCGTTTACTATATTCTGTAATGTATCTTCTGTTAACTCTGTGTACATAATTGTTGTGATTTTAATTTAAAAAAAAATGGGGTCTGAAAATTCAAACCCCATTATTATTTTTAGTTTTTAGCTAAATATTCAGCGGTTGAATTTCTGTCAGCTTTCATAGCCTCTTTACCTTCTTCCCAGTTTGCAGGACAAACTTCTCCATGCTTTTGAACGTGAGTATAAGCATCTATTAGTCTTAAATATTCTTTCACGTTTCTTCCAAGTGGCATATCGTTTACAGACTCATGGAAGATTTTTCCTGTTTCGTCGATAAGATATGTTGCTCTGTAAGTTACATTAGAACCTGTAAAGCTTTCATTTCCTTCTTCATCGTATTCGAAATCCTGATCTACAATTCCTAAGATGTTTGCTAATTGTCTGTGAGTATCAGCTAAAAGAGGGTAAGTTACACCTTCGATACCTCCATTGTCTTTTGCAGTGTTCAACCATGCAAAGTGTACTTCGTTAGTATCACATGAAGCTCCGATTACTTTAGTGTTTCTTTTTTCGAATTCACCTAAAGCATCCTGAAAAGCATGAAGCTCTGTAGGGCAAACAAAAGTGAAATCTTTTGGATACCAGAATAAGATAACTTTCTCCTGATTTTTAGTCGTTTGTTCAAAAATGTTGATTCTTAAATCATCACCCATTTCAGACATCGCATCGATTGTTAGATTCGGGAATTTTTTTCCTACTAAAGACATAATTTTTCTGTTTTTATATTTAAATTTTCTGTTGCAAATATAGGAATGATTTGTCTATCGAACAAATGTAAATCGATTAATAAAATCTATAATTGTTTTCAAACCGATAGAAAGAAAAAAGCTCTGAATTCAGAGCTTTTTCATTATATTTAGTAACCGAAAATTTCGTTTAAGTTGAGTTTTTTTACCTCTCCTAATTTTTTCATGTCGGCTTCATTTACTTTGTCCTGAGATGCTACAATACAGTAGGTGAAATTTTTACCTTTCATTTCCTTATCGTGGAAACTGTTAATGTCTGCAAACGACAGTTTAGGAGCCTGATCATAAACATTCTTTCTGATATCAGTAGAATTGCCCAGCTTTTGAGCTCTTAAATAAGTAAAGATGATTCCGTCCTGGGTGATTCTTTCCGAAGCGATAGATTTCTTTAAACCACTTTTAGCTGTTTCAAATAGTTGTTGAGACTGCGGTAAAGTAGTGAGAAGCTCATTCATCGCTGTAGTGGACTCATTGAATTTATCTGCCTGAGTTCCTACATAAGCAGTAATCATATCTTTATCTTCTTTTTTGCTTGGAAGAGAGAAGTAAGAATAAGTAGAATAAGCCAGGGCTTTGGATTCTCTTATGGTCTGGAATACAATTGATCCCATTCCACCTCCGAAATAATTATTGAATAAGCTTACCGTAGGAGTAATCGTTGCATTGTATTGCTCTCCGTTTCTTACCCAGAAAACTTCAGCCTGAACCATGTCATAATGAGCAAATAATACTTTGGTCTTATCTGTTGGTACCTGGGTGAAAGTTTTAGACTTCGGCATATCTTTTAAGGTAGCCGGAAGCTTGTGGATGGGAGTGAGGGATGCAACGGCTTCACTTCCGGATTTCGGACCGTAATACAATACTTTGTGTTTGTAGTTGAACAAATCGTGAAGTATTTTGATCAGGTCTTCTGCTTTTAAGGCATCAAGTTCTGCATCTGTCAATACATTATTAAATGGATTTTGAGGGCCATATTGTGCGTAGCTTCTCAATCCAGCCATGATGCTGCCTTTATTCTGTTTTGCATTGGCTCTCGCTTTTTTCAATCTTGCTTTATAAGAATCTAAAGCAGCCTGGTCAGCTTCACAGTTTTTGATCAGGTCTTCGAATAAAGCTAATGTTTTATCAAAATTTTCGTTGAGACCTTCTATGGTTACATAGGTTTCCTCATTTCCGGCACCTACGCTGAAACTTGATGCAAGTTTATAGAATTCCTTGCTGATGGTTTCGGACGATTTATTTTTGGTTCCGAGGTATTGAAGGTATTCTGCTGCCAAAGGAAGCATTTTGTTGTTCCATTTTCCTGAATCGAAGTGATAATACAGCCTGAATAATTCATTATCTGTATTTTTTACAGAAAGAACATCGATGCCGCCTAATTTATTTTTTGCGATGTCTTTATCGAAATTCAGCCAAACCGGTGCGATGGCCGACTCAGGCATTTCGTTGATCTTTTTCAGGAAAGGAGACTGGTCGTCCCTGTTTACAGAAACAGGAGTAATTGTAGGCTTATCTACTTTTACAATGTTTTTATCTTCTCCTTTTCTCTTATAGATGGCAACGTAATTGTTGTCCTGAAGATATTTGGAAGCAAAGTCCATGATATCTTTTTTAGTAAGTTTCGATATCTCTTCTACATATTCCAAAGCTGCTTTGTGGTCAATATCAGAAGTGAACTCATCCATTAAAGTACTTGCTCTTGAAGAGTATTTTTCATTATTCTGAATGATATTCTTCCTTTCGTTATTTACGATAGATTGTATAAGATCATCAGAGAATTCTCCCTTTCTTAATTTATCAATTTCCTGCAGTAACAATGTTTTAACCTGATCTAAAGATTGACCTTCTGTAGGGTTTCCTTGCAGGAAGAGAACAGAGTAGTCTTTTAAAACATAAGGGAAAGCATAGGCAGCTAATAATTTTTGTTTTTTCACAAGATCAAGGTCAATAAGTCCCGCTTGCCCGTTAGTTAGCATGCTTCCTATCAGATTCAGAAGTCTGGCATCTCTTGTTGTCGCTCCCGGAAATCTGAAGCCTATCGTAATGTTTTCTGGGTTAGGGCCAAATACTTCTTTAGTGATCGGTGCAGTAATAGGCTGCTCCTGCCCAACAGTGTAAGCAGGAATCTCCTTAGGTTTCATATAGGAGAATTCCTTATCGATTTTAGCGATCATTTCATCAGGATTAAAATCTCCAGACATTATGATTCCCATGTTGTTAGGAACATAATAATTGTTAAAATATTCTCTGATTGCTTTTAGGGAAGGGTTCTTTAAGTGTTCAACGGTTCCGATCGTAGTTTGTTTCCCGTAATTGTTATTTGGAAATATGGCCGCGAACATCGCTTCATAAACTTTTCTTGAATCATTATCCAGGCCGCGGTTCTTTTCTTCATAAACTGCTTCCAGCTCCGTATGGAAAAGCCTTAAAATGGGTTGTCTGAATCTTTCTGCCTGAACAGCTAAGAATTTATCGGTAACATTTGAAGGGATGTCTTCCGTATACACCGTTTGTTCAAATGATGTAAAAGCATTGGTGCCATCTGCTCCCATTCCTGACATCATTTTATCATATTCATTGGCAATGGCATATTTCGCTGCCTCTCCGGATACTTTGTCTATTTCTTTGTAGATCTCTTTTCTCTTGGCTTCATCTTTTGTCTGATTGTATTTTTCATACAATGCATCGATCTGATCCAGCAGAGGTTTTTCTTTTGCCCAGTCTTTGGATCCGAACTTGTCGGTACCTTTAAAAAGCATGTGTTCAAGGTAATGGGCTAAACCTGTATGATCAGCAGGGTCGGTTTTGCTTCCTGCTTTGGTAGCAATATACGTCTGGATTCTTGGGTCCTTTTTGGTTGGACTTAAAATAACAGTTAAGCCGTTTTTCAGTTTATAATATCTTGCGGCGGTTGGGTCATTGGTTACATATCGGTAAGTATAACCGTTGGCCGTAGCTTCTTTCCACTGGAAATCCTGTGCATGAACATAGCCCGTAAAACTAGCTGCTGCAATGCTTGTTGCAATAGTGATTCTCTTTAATAAATTCATCGGTTGGTATTGTTAGTTAAATTTTTCTAATAATTCCTTGATTCTTCTCATGGCCTCTCTTAGATCATCTTCTGATGCAGCATAAGAGAATCTGATGCATTCAGGGCTTCCAAAGGAAACACCACCAACGCATCCTACATGGGCATTTTCTAAAATAAACATAGCAAAATCATCAGCATCTTTAATTTCGGTTCCGTTCAAAGTTTTGCCTATATAGTAAGAAATATCCGGAAAGAAATAGAAGGCTGCTTTAGGCAAAAGAACCTTGAATCCCGGGATTTCAGTGATCAGATCATAGACAAGATCTCTTCTTTTTTTGAAGGCATCAATCATGTATCTGTATTCTGAAGGGTCTGTTTTCAGAGCGGTAATAGAAGCTCTCTGGGCCATTGTATTGGCTCCGCTGGTCATTTGTCCCTGAACTTTTTCACAAGCTTTAGCCAACCATTCAGGACATGCGGAATATCCTATTCTCCAGCCTGTCATCGCAAAAGCTTTGGACATTCCGTTGATTACGGCTGTTTGCTCATATACTTCAGGAAACTGGGCTATAGATGCTGTTTTAGTTTCATAGTTGATAAACTCGTAGATTTCATCAGAAATCACAGTAACATGAGGGTGTTTAGCAATGACTTTAGCCAGGGATTTTAATTCGTCGTAAGTGTAATATCCACCGGAAGGATTACAAGGTGAACTGAATAAAACAGCTTTGGTTTTATCTGTAATCGCTTCTTCCAGCTGTTCGGCAGTGATTTTGAAATCAGTT
The sequence above is drawn from the Chryseobacterium daecheongense genome and encodes:
- a CDS encoding DUF1015 domain-containing protein → MPVFKPFRGIRPHKDLEQTFPTHPLDNFTQEEIAEKAQVENTYINMIKPYVVSKSKDIDRNLRKIRSTFEELLEEKKLVQDSSAYYLYEQIYPNKQVFRGLLGLTSLEDFWNGKIKRHESTIPQKKEKLAHYLEKVNLQAEPVLLTYPANSKVELLMNHEEKNVPIFNHVDSKGIRHKIWRIDNRLKLQQFKEVIEQIDSFYIADGHHRIGSTALNAKHQKDKNKRHNGTEAYNFVFSFIVSNQSIKIHDYNRIVSDINDLSADDFLKQLEHYFLIHEKEETPYYPSQKFHISMYLDGKFYSLHVKHDLRSQEMSLDNLDHHLLDKYIFKNILKIEDPDSSDKISYVKGTSNLEGITILKEKIDNGEGRVGFGIYPVSFNDMIKISDLKLSMPPKCTFIEPKLVTALLMYDMKP
- a CDS encoding D-2-hydroxyacid dehydrogenase; its protein translation is MKVLANDGISKAGELALKEAGIEILNNRVAQDHVINFINENNVDVLLVRSATKVKQDLIDACPGLKIIGRGGIGMDNIDVEYAKIKGIQIINTPTASSKSVAELVFAHFFSLARFLHESNRLMPLEGETHFDAMKKSFSNAYELSGKTLGVIGFGSIGQEVVKMGIALGMKVKVLTRKPKTKTLSLSFFDGQTLDFEITSTNDSDSFYKDTDFISINTPKTNEYIIDTDQFEKMKDGVYIVNTARGGVINEVSLLDFIESGKVAGAALDVFENEPTPELILLMNPSLSLSPHVGGNTVDAQEKIGVELAEQIIKLQKETIN
- the serC gene encoding 3-phosphoserine/phosphohydroxythreonine transaminase, whose product is MSKKHNFSAGPCILPEEVFQKSAEAILDFNGIGLSILEISHRSKDFVAVMDEARAIVKRLMNLGDDYEVLYLGGGASLQFAMVPYNLMKVGGKAAYLDTGTWAAGAIKEAKKVGTVDVVGSSKEENYSFIPKDYTVSSDYDYFHCTSNNTIYGTQMKSFPEVDTLMVCDMSSDIFSRQLDFTKFDLIYAGAQKNMGPAGVTLVVVKKEILGKTGRENMPSYFDYEQHISKESMYNTPPVFPVYASLLTLQYLERNGGIAAAEKRNEAKAKLLYDEIDNNPLFETFCVKEDRSLMNVSFRLVDESKKEAFDNAWKAAGINGLNGHRSLGGYRASLYNALPIESVQVLVDVMKSIK
- a CDS encoding 4Fe-4S dicluster domain-containing protein, whose product is MAIKITDECINCGACEPECPNNAIYEGAVDWKASEGTELSGTVTLPSGLTVDADAPQEPVSDDVYFIVTDKCTECKGFHEEPQCAAVCPVDCCVPDEDHVESEEALLNKKAFLHGE
- a CDS encoding acyl-CoA reductase, which gives rise to MNIENQVLGLIKLSDYIRAYLAKSTEEFNESDSEFELLLRKSEIENPWFTIDNQKFAFRQWAELLTETNIKDWLKDYSASETSKRVGLILAGNIPLVGWHDVISVVLSNHIPVIKLSSKDQYIIPFLLKKWKEFSDNNVEYEFVERLDNFDAVIATGSNNTARYLEYYFKNHLNIIRKNRTSVAVLKGDETEEELKLLANDIFQYFGLGCRNVTRILIPEDFLIDRLFESFIDHKDIINHHKYANNYDYNRAIYLLNQDKFWDNNFVMLKEDDKLFSPLSVINFSRYSSMDEVRNFIAENEENIQCIVAKDELGLDSIRFGEAQNPGLNTYADNVDTMKFLEIV
- a CDS encoding peptidylprolyl isomerase; protein product: MKKLLFTISLLTASFLFSQKVVGLKIQNDNRKESTVELDKDKIALYNEKYFAFIQALKTSADRATIDGLLSEKVKTLVTDKVLQKLKDGIQLEKKAEVFKSGHQTLMDGVSYPFIQYKYSDDKSPLPKDLITVLFEEDGRIIGVKPVEKNK
- a CDS encoding Bax inhibitor-1 family protein, which translates into the protein MIKDVLVAQSTDVEKAAFYKKTYLHVALSILAFIGVETILLKTVPQELIFMMFAQKYAWLLIIGVFWLASVLAAKWSLSQSKSTQYLGLGFYVLLEAVIFLPLIYIAMVYSGPNVIFQAAMLTIAMFAGVSAVAFTSKRDFSFLRNIIVIGGFIAIGLIVAGMIFGFNLGLWFSVGMVILASATILYQTSKLKDSYATDQYVGAALQLFASIMLLFWYVLSILMSRRS
- a CDS encoding thioredoxin family protein, whose protein sequence is MYTELTEDTLQNIVNDNEKVVVQYGATWCGNCRIMKPKFKKLASENEAIPFLYVDAEKLPESRKLAKVDNLPTFAIFKNGALVNQVQSNQAESLINLFNEL
- a CDS encoding peroxiredoxin, whose product is MSLVGKKFPNLTIDAMSEMGDDLRINIFEQTTKNQEKVILFWYPKDFTFVCPTELHAFQDALGEFEKRNTKVIGASCDTNEVHFAWLNTAKDNGGIEGVTYPLLADTHRQLANILGIVDQDFEYDEEGNESFTGSNVTYRATYLIDETGKIFHESVNDMPLGRNVKEYLRLIDAYTHVQKHGEVCPANWEEGKEAMKADRNSTAEYLAKN
- a CDS encoding insulinase family protein is translated as MNLLKRITIATSIAAASFTGYVHAQDFQWKEATANGYTYRYVTNDPTAARYYKLKNGLTVILSPTKKDPRIQTYIATKAGSKTDPADHTGLAHYLEHMLFKGTDKFGSKDWAKEKPLLDQIDALYEKYNQTKDEAKRKEIYKEIDKVSGEAAKYAIANEYDKMMSGMGADGTNAFTSFEQTVYTEDIPSNVTDKFLAVQAERFRQPILRLFHTELEAVYEEKNRGLDNDSRKVYEAMFAAIFPNNNYGKQTTIGTVEHLKNPSLKAIREYFNNYYVPNNMGIIMSGDFNPDEMIAKIDKEFSYMKPKEIPAYTVGQEQPITAPITKEVFGPNPENITIGFRFPGATTRDARLLNLIGSMLTNGQAGLIDLDLVKKQKLLAAYAFPYVLKDYSVLFLQGNPTEGQSLDQVKTLLLQEIDKLRKGEFSDDLIQSIVNNERKNIIQNNEKYSSRASTLMDEFTSDIDHKAALEYVEEISKLTKKDIMDFASKYLQDNNYVAIYKRKGEDKNIVKVDKPTITPVSVNRDDQSPFLKKINEMPESAIAPVWLNFDKDIAKNKLGGIDVLSVKNTDNELFRLYYHFDSGKWNNKMLPLAAEYLQYLGTKNKSSETISKEFYKLASSFSVGAGNEETYVTIEGLNENFDKTLALFEDLIKNCEADQAALDSYKARLKKARANAKQNKGSIMAGLRSYAQYGPQNPFNNVLTDAELDALKAEDLIKILHDLFNYKHKVLYYGPKSGSEAVASLTPIHKLPATLKDMPKSKTFTQVPTDKTKVLFAHYDMVQAEVFWVRNGEQYNATITPTVSLFNNYFGGGMGSIVFQTIRESKALAYSTYSYFSLPSKKEDKDMITAYVGTQADKFNESTTAMNELLTTLPQSQQLFETAKSGLKKSIASERITQDGIIFTYLRAQKLGNSTDIRKNVYDQAPKLSFADINSFHDKEMKGKNFTYCIVASQDKVNEADMKKLGEVKKLNLNEIFGY